The Flavobacteriales bacterium DNA segment GTAGGCAGCAGAAGAACCAACCAATAAAATGGTTAATACAATCAGGGCGAGTAAAATACGTTTAAGAATGCGCATAATTTTTTAACGGCTAGATTAAAATAGTATTATGCTAAATTAAATCATTTTTAGCATTGATACTTCTTTATCACTTAAAAATCTGTATCTGCCTCTAGTAATATCTTTTTTGGTCAACCCTCCAAAATATACTCTGTCCATTCTTACAATTTTGTATCCTAAGTGAGCAAATAAGGTTTTTAATGTGCTGTTTTTACCGATATGAATTTCAACACCAACTTCTTTTTTAGGTGAATTTTGAATGTAAGAAATAGTTTCGATATCTACCACGTGTCCATCTACACTAATTCCTTCTTTTATTTTGTTTAAGTCTGCCGCTTTTAGGTTTTTATCTAGTGTAATGTGATATATTTTTTTAACTCGCTGTTTAGGGTAGGTTAGCTTTTTGGATAGTTCGCCATCGTTAGTAAATAATAAAAGACCAGAAGTAATTCTATCTAGGCGTCCGACAGGATAAAGCCGTTCTTTACAGGCTTTAGCAATGAGTTCGTATACATTTTTCTTTTTAGGATCGTCAGTGCTCGTTAGGTAGTCTTTGGGTTTGTTTAATAGTAAATAACGCTTGGTTTCAGAGGCTATGGTTTCTTTATTGAATTTAACGGTATCTGTTGGCATTACTCTAAAGCCCATCTCTACAATAATTTTACCATTGACTTGTACGAGTCCTGCTTTTATAAGATTATCGGCTTCTCTACGTGAACTTATTCCAGAATGTGCAATGAACTGATTTAATCGCATGCCAGGCTTATCGCTTTTTACAGGCTTTTTGGATATACGTTTAGCAAAGGGTTTTTTAAAAGCAGACTTTTTATTATCTCCTTTATTGAAACCATTTTTAGAATCCTCTTTCTTACTTTTGTTAAAACTCTTATTCTTTTTTTCCATCTCCCAAATTTGTGCAAAGGTAGCTAAATCACTTCTCAAAATACATTTTCTAGGTGCTCAATCTTTGTTTTTCCGTTTTTTAGCACTATGCTGATAATGTCGAAACGCAGTTCTAGTTCCAATTCATTAATTTCTAAATAGGCTTCGGCGGCTTCTTTCATTAGGGTTTCTTTACGAAGACTAACAAACTCTTTGGGTTGTCCATAACGCTCAGTGCTTCTAGTTTTGACTTCAACAAAAACTATGGTCTTTTTATCTTGAGATATAATGTCGATTTCGGCTTTTTGCCAACGCCAGTTTCTCTCTAATATTTGATGTTTTTTACAGGCTAAAAAGTGCAAAGCTATAGCTTCACCTTGACGCCCTATTTCATGGGCTTTGTTCATAGTTTAAGCTAGATTGTTTATCTACTTTAAGTTCAGCTATCACGCCCAATTTCAGTGCTCTATTGTCTTTTATGTGTCCAGCAGGAAAACCAAAACAAACAGGGTAGTTGTACTCAGAAACCATATCTTTGATGATTGATTCTGCATCTTTACCGAAAGGAATAGTATTGTCGTTCATTTTTGTCATTCCTCCCACAATTAGTCCTTTAAGATTAGATAACTTACCACTTCTTTTTAGGTTCATCATCATTCTATCTATATGGTATAAGTATTCGTCCAAGTCCTCTATAAACAATATTTTACCATCGGTGTTGAGGTCTGATGGGCTGCCAATTAGACTATATAAAATGGATAGATTGCCGCCAACGATTTGCCCTTTTGCCTGTCCAAATCTATTGTAAGGGTGGTGGTCTATTTCTATGCTTAAATGTTTTCCTAATAAAGCGTCTTTTAAACTCTTTAAAGCTTCAGAAGTATTACTAGAAAAACTTATTGGCATGGTGGAGTGTAAAGTAGCAATATTAAGTTTGTGTATGTGCGAGTGCAAAACCGTAATGTCACTAAATCCAGCTAACCATTTGGGGTTTTTCTGAAATTGGCTGAAATCAATGTCATCAATTATACGAACGGTTCCATAGCCTCCACGAACACATAGAATAGCTTTAACCTCAGGATTATCCAACATCGTTTGTAAGTCCTTAGTACGTTCATCATCTTTACCGGAAAATTGATGATGGCTATTAAAAAGGTGTTTACCAAATACAACATCTAAGCCCCAGCTTTTAATACATCCTACGGCTTCTTGTAATTCATCTCTGCTTATTTTTCGTGCAGTAGAAATTAAAGCTATTTTGTCACCTTCTTTTAAGTAAGGAGGTATGTGTAAACTAGATTGTTCTTTATTCATCGTTTAGGTATGATACCTTTTAATATCTTTGCGAAGATAAATTTTTAGAACAAGTTAATGACAAAAAAAAGATATACGGTCACTTCTGCTTTGCCTTACGCCAACGGACCTTTACATATTGGACACATTGCTGGAGCATATCTTCCTGCTGATATTTATGTTCGTTACAGAAAATCAAAACAAGATGATGTCTTATTTGTTTGTGGCTCTGACGAGCATGGTGCTGCTATAACATTAAGAGCAAAAAAAGAAGGGCTTAGTCCACAAGAAATTGTTGACACTTATCATCAGCTTAATAAACAATCGTTTGCTGACTTTGGCATTAACTTCGATATTTATCATCGTACTTCAGATCCATTGCATCATCAAACCGCTCAAGAATTCTTTGAGGTTTTACACGAAAAAGGGGTGTTTACAGAAAGTGTATCTCAACAGTTTTATGATGAAGAGCATCAACAGTTTTTAGCCGACAGATACATTGTTGGAACCTGTCCAAAGTGTGGTAACGATAATGCTTATGGCGATCAATGTGAAAAATGTGGTTCAGCTTTAAGTCCTACTGAGTTGATAAATCCAAAATCTACTCTGAGTGGTAACGAACCAGTAATGAAAGAAACTAAACATTGGTACCTGCCTATGCAAGATCACGAGGACTGGCTGAAAGATTGGATAGAAAATGGCGTTTTTAATGGAAAACAACTACATAACCCAAAGCATTGGCGTTCTCAAGTCATTGGTCAGTGCAAATCATGGATTGATGGCGGCTTAAGAGAACGTGCTATGACACGCGATTTAGACTGGGGGGTAAAAGTGCCTATTGAAGGGGCTGAAGGTAAAGTTTTATACGTGTGGTTAGACGCGCCCATTGGCTACATTTCAGCCACCAAACAATGGGCTCTTGAAAACAATAAAAATTGGCAAGACTATTGGCAAAATGATGCTGAACTTATTCATTTCATAGGTAAAGATAATATCGTTTTTCATGCTATTATTTTCCCTATTATTTTAAAGACTCACGGCGATTTTGTATTGCCTACCAATGTTCCGGCTAATGAGTTCTTAAATTTGGAAGGTCAAAAGCTATCTACCTCTAGAAATTGGGCGATTTGGCTACACGATTATTTGAAAGATTTCGAGGGTCAACAGGATGTGCTACGTTATGCCTTATGTTCTACTGCTCCTGAATCCAAAGACACTGATTTTACATGGGCTGACTTTCAAACTAGAAACAACAGTGAGTTAGTCGGAATTTTTGGCAATTTTATTAATAGAGTGGTTGTGCTAACCAACAAATATTGGGATGGTCATGTTCCTACTAAAGACAAATTTACTTCTTATGATGAAGAAGTGTTAGAAGAGCTTTCTAATTGCGCTGAAAAAGTCGGGCAATTGATTGAAAACTACAAGTTGAGAGAAGCCTTATCGGAAGTAATGAATTTAGCTCGATTGGGGAATAAATATTTGGCAGATACTGAGCCTTGGAAGTTGAAAAAAACAGACGAAAAAAGAACTCAAACGATTTTAAATATTGCTTTACAAATTGCGGCTCATCTTTCAGTATTATCTGAGCCTTTTCTGCCATTCACAGCTCAAAAATTGAGTGATATGCTAAATATTGAACTTGGTCGCTGGGATAAGATTGAAGAATTACAGTCGGGGCATAAAATCAATGGAGCAAATTTGTTATTCTCCAAGATTGAAGACGAAGTTATTGAACAACAGTTGTCAAAACTAAAAGCTTAAATTACTATATTTGAGCATACAAATTAAAATCATGAAGTACGTTTTAATTGCTCTATTGTTTTTTACATCTACTCAGCTTTTCTCACAGTGTGATGGGCGTTATGAAAGTGAAATTTTTGATGAAGTTTCCAAAACCGTTGTTGAATATACAGATGTTTACGATTGGTCAGCTTTAGACTCTGGCTTGGATATGGATATTTACCAGCCTGTGGGCGATACAGCTATAAATAGACCGGTATTAATTTTCGCACATGGTGGGGTTTATGTCACAGGCAACAAAGATAATCCGCCAATGATAAGTCTTTGTGAAGCCTTTGCTAAGCGAGGATACGTTACTGCATCGATTCAATATCGTCTGACTTCCTCATTAAGTTTGCTCAGTCCTAATGCTTCGGATATTTTTTCACAAACGGTACTTAACTCGGTGTCCGATATGAAAGCTGCAGTTCGTTATTTTAGAAAAGATGTTGCTGAGAATAATAATGCTTATGGAATAAATCCTAATTTCATTTTTGTTGGAGGATATTCCGCAGGAGCTGTAACGGCGGCTCATTTATCTGTCATTGATGACAATCAAGTTCCTGCTGAATTCCAATCCTTTTATGATGAAGCAGGAGGAATAGAAGGCAACAGTGGTAATAGTGGTTATTCCTCTGAAGTTAGCGGAGCAATTTTATTGGCTGGGGCTATCAATACTCTTGACTTTATTGATGCTGATGACGAGCCAACAGTTAGTTTGCACGCTTCAGATGATAATACTGTTAGCTACGAATGTGCTAATGCCTTGGGAAATGCATCGCTACCTTATTTGTGTGGTTCTGGCAAAATCCATGAAGAGTTGGAGAATGTCGGTGTGATTAATGATTTGTATACTTTTCCTTCTGGGGGTCATGCTGCACCAATTTTAGATATAGAAGGAACAACAGTTCCATTCATCAGTGATTTTTTATATAATTTGATTTGTCAATCAACTTCTGTTGATGACACAGAATCGCCATTGTTTTCAGTGTATCCAAATCCTTGCCAAAATTATTTAAATATTGAAAATTTAAATAGAGTAAACAGTGTAGTTGTTGTTGATATGTTGGGTAACATTGTGCTAGAATCACAAATTAACTCTGGTATGAATCAAATTAATACGCACGCACTTAGCCAAGGTGTTTATTTCATATATTCCACAGAAGAAATTTCGGAAAAGCAACTGTTTGTCAAAAATTAATCCAATAAGATTATTAAAGAACAACAAAAAATAAATATCAAGTATAAGGATATTTGTACGTTGAAAAGACGGAATACTCTATAAGCTAGAATAGCGTATTTTTTTGAGTTAAAACAAAGTAAAAAAAGTAAGAAAATGTAAGTTGAAATTAAAGCTGTAAAAGCTTCTAAGAGGTTGATTTTCATAGTTTAAGGAGCAATAAATTACCCTCAAATTTAGTAAAATTAATTCAATTATAAATTTAATTCATTTAACAGCTTAATTTTTTGTAATAAAATCAGATTAACACTCTTTTGTTTATTTCTTTTAATACTATCTTGTATATATGTAAAAACTTTGTTAATTTTTGTATCTTGCGAATCAAAATTTCAGATAATTTAAAACTTAAATATTTTGAAAATATTAGATAAGATAAAGGTAATAGCGATTTTTCTAGTTTGCTTTTCCTCCGTTCTTCAATCCTATGCTCAATGTGGCTCCTTTAATGTGATTGTTGTTCAAAACGATTTATGTAACAGTAACGGAATTGTCGATGTGGTTTATTCCCATCCTTACAGCATAGAGGTTCAGTTCCCAAACTTTACAACAGCAACCTATAATTCTACTCAAGACACTATTACTCTTACGGGTCTTTTTGGAGGTAATTATACCATTACCACACAAGATGTTAATAGTTGCTCTGAGTCAATTAGCTTAACGTCTAATTCAATTGCCACTACTGTATTTAGTCCTACTTTTTTCACAAACGGCTACAACGTTAATTGCTATGGAGACTGTAATGGTCAAATTTTTGTAAACCTCACTAATCCATCCGAATTGTATACTATTGATTGGTATATGGATTCAGTCTTTGGAGCACCTTTTTATAGCTCTACGACAGCGACTTCCAATAGTAGTAGTCAAAATAATTTGTGCGCCGGTCAATACGTGTTTTTATTTACATCAGAATCGGGCTGTCAATCTACAAGAAATTATACTTTAAGAGAGCCTGATAGTTTAGATATTCAAGGTATAGCATCTGAAGTGGTCTGTAGTTCTGGGTCATCTGGTTCTGTTGAAATTGATGTGACTGGTGGTGTTGGAGAATCAATAAACAATGCTAATGGAAATGTTGTCGATACTTTAGATTACACATTTAGTTGGACAAGTACCAATGCATTTACTTCGACTGATGAAGATATTTTTGGACTTACATCAGGGGATTATACCGTATCGGTTACTGATGCCAATGGTTGTACTGCGCAAAAGTTATTTAGTGTAGTTGATACAGTTGC contains these protein-coding regions:
- a CDS encoding rRNA pseudouridine synthase; its protein translation is MEKKNKSFNKSKKEDSKNGFNKGDNKKSAFKKPFAKRISKKPVKSDKPGMRLNQFIAHSGISSRREADNLIKAGLVQVNGKIIVEMGFRVMPTDTVKFNKETIASETKRYLLLNKPKDYLTSTDDPKKKNVYELIAKACKERLYPVGRLDRITSGLLLFTNDGELSKKLTYPKQRVKKIYHITLDKNLKAADLNKIKEGISVDGHVVDIETISYIQNSPKKEVGVEIHIGKNSTLKTLFAHLGYKIVRMDRVYFGGLTKKDITRGRYRFLSDKEVSMLKMI
- a CDS encoding YraN family protein encodes the protein MNKAHEIGRQGEAIALHFLACKKHQILERNWRWQKAEIDIISQDKKTIVFVEVKTRSTERYGQPKEFVSLRKETLMKEAAEAYLEINELELELRFDIISIVLKNGKTKIEHLENVF
- a CDS encoding LD-carboxypeptidase, with amino-acid sequence MNKEQSSLHIPPYLKEGDKIALISTARKISRDELQEAVGCIKSWGLDVVFGKHLFNSHHQFSGKDDERTKDLQTMLDNPEVKAILCVRGGYGTVRIIDDIDFSQFQKNPKWLAGFSDITVLHSHIHKLNIATLHSTMPISFSSNTSEALKSLKDALLGKHLSIEIDHHPYNRFGQAKGQIVGGNLSILYSLIGSPSDLNTDGKILFIEDLDEYLYHIDRMMMNLKRSGKLSNLKGLIVGGMTKMNDNTIPFGKDAESIIKDMVSEYNYPVCFGFPAGHIKDNRALKLGVIAELKVDKQSSLNYEQSP
- the metG gene encoding methionine--tRNA ligase, encoding MTKKRYTVTSALPYANGPLHIGHIAGAYLPADIYVRYRKSKQDDVLFVCGSDEHGAAITLRAKKEGLSPQEIVDTYHQLNKQSFADFGINFDIYHRTSDPLHHQTAQEFFEVLHEKGVFTESVSQQFYDEEHQQFLADRYIVGTCPKCGNDNAYGDQCEKCGSALSPTELINPKSTLSGNEPVMKETKHWYLPMQDHEDWLKDWIENGVFNGKQLHNPKHWRSQVIGQCKSWIDGGLRERAMTRDLDWGVKVPIEGAEGKVLYVWLDAPIGYISATKQWALENNKNWQDYWQNDAELIHFIGKDNIVFHAIIFPIILKTHGDFVLPTNVPANEFLNLEGQKLSTSRNWAIWLHDYLKDFEGQQDVLRYALCSTAPESKDTDFTWADFQTRNNSELVGIFGNFINRVVVLTNKYWDGHVPTKDKFTSYDEEVLEELSNCAEKVGQLIENYKLREALSEVMNLARLGNKYLADTEPWKLKKTDEKRTQTILNIALQIAAHLSVLSEPFLPFTAQKLSDMLNIELGRWDKIEELQSGHKINGANLLFSKIEDEVIEQQLSKLKA
- a CDS encoding carboxylesterase family protein, translating into MKYVLIALLFFTSTQLFSQCDGRYESEIFDEVSKTVVEYTDVYDWSALDSGLDMDIYQPVGDTAINRPVLIFAHGGVYVTGNKDNPPMISLCEAFAKRGYVTASIQYRLTSSLSLLSPNASDIFSQTVLNSVSDMKAAVRYFRKDVAENNNAYGINPNFIFVGGYSAGAVTAAHLSVIDDNQVPAEFQSFYDEAGGIEGNSGNSGYSSEVSGAILLAGAINTLDFIDADDEPTVSLHASDDNTVSYECANALGNASLPYLCGSGKIHEELENVGVINDLYTFPSGGHAAPILDIEGTTVPFISDFLYNLICQSTSVDDTESPLFSVYPNPCQNYLNIENLNRVNSVVVVDMLGNIVLESQINSGMNQINTHALSQGVYFIYSTEEISEKQLFVKN